In Oryza sativa Japonica Group chromosome 8, ASM3414082v1, the sequence TGCCGAAAGAGCCAAATGGTTACTTGGACAGTAGAAAGAAAAACAGAAGTACCACATGGAGTAGGAGGGTTATATTCTACCCAGGTATACCTTTTGGCATGATTAATTGCAAGTGATATGCAGATTTACAAGAgttgataattaattgatagtGCAGTGGAATGTATCAGAAAGGTCAGAATTTCATGCCGCCCTACGTACCTCAGGAAGGTCTGGAATTGTTGCTTTGACAGCTTGAGAATCATCACCATCTTGTTGACTAGAGGGCAAGCCCGAGCCCTTTTCTAGTATTCATTGAAGCAATGGATCCAACTGCAACGCAACCAAGCACAGAGACTtactcaatatatatatattgataatagtTACAATAATAGTCCATATATATCCCAgaccattatctaaaaatatatatcccaGATATTGATATGGATTGGAACAAGGGGAAAAATTAAGAAGGAACTCAAGGAAACAGCAACCGATTGAGCAAAACGAAAGTATCAATCAGAGGGAACCCACCGAGGGGCAaagatactttttttttttttgagaacagaTCAACTAACCCATGGTTAAAAACGATAGGCACCAGAGGGGCGAACCTATAGCCCCAAGTTATTTTTTTCTGCAAACAAATTGCATATGCTATCAGCATAAATAATACTCAAGGTTAAGGCAGAGAGAAAAGCTCCCAGATCAACAAGTAGAGAATGTAATGTTAtgggaaagagagaaaaatgaggcgctcaccggccggcggcgaggacgccggcgccgctggtCGCGAGATTGGAggtcggcgcaggcggcgggccGAGGAGTCGAGGCCGAGGGAGCAGCGAGTCGGAGGCCAATACAACGTCTTGTTTGGGCTTTCATGGTTTGAGTCCAGGACGGTGAAAGGCTCAAACACAAATTTTGCAGGAGTTTGCTCTGCGTGTATCTGTATTTCAATTCAAGTTATGTATATCCCTTTCACTAAACAAATATAACTAACAAGTTTCTGTCTTTCTTATTCGCAACATGTTTTGCTGATAAATTCATTCAACGAATGCTGGTATGTCGTATCAACATGCTGATTGTTCGCCTGACAACTCGAGCCTTTATTTTCCAAGCACCGGGAGGAGGCATGAAattaatgataaaaaaatagctaTACAAATTTTTGGTCTCTTCTCTTGATAACAAACAATATCAGCAATTCAGCACATAGTTGCGTTTAGCAATCTTGTCAAGCCCCCTTGCATTCCAAATTAAAATGAACGTAGGATTCATTGGGGACATTGACAGGGAGGATCACACTACAGGATACACATTCAAATTAACACAGGCAGGTCAGGTCAGAAGATAGTCCAGAATCCACAAGATAAGAGTTGCCTGCGACAAGGAATTGTAGGTGTTAGAACTGAACATTGTTAATCTAGACAATGGAATTAAGAACCTGTTCAGGAAATTGATTCAAAGTAGAGTTTCACTTTCCGACTCCTACTTCAGCTTGAAGGTAGATTTGCGAGCTCTAATCCCCTGTGCTTGGCACCCGCGTTTTAGAGAATTCGCCGATCGTTGAAATAGTCTCCCAATGTTTATATAAACAtgagaaaaatgtgtagaaatATACTcactgaaaaataaaaacaggATTCAGTCCATCTTCTATTGTTGATTACACTGTCTATGCACATGCTTTAGTACCAAAAGGTAAAAAACTTAATTTCCTTAGAAGATTGATGCTCATCAATATTGActgtcacaaaaaaaaaaaacagatgacATTAAAGTTCACCTTCGAAATGCTTTAATGTGAAATGGGCAAATCGCCCATGTCACTCAGATGACAAATGCTGCCTCAGCAGCAAGCAACGATCTTGCTCCACCAATAAAAATAACAGGGCAGCTCCAACACAAGATGTTGAGCGTGTAAGCGGCACGGATTGCACATAATACAACACATGTTGTAATCAACGAGAGCACAAGAACTAGAAAAACGCATGTCAACAGTAATACTTGTTAGCACTCTAATAAGATAATCCCTTGAGAGCATGCAAATGTGTCAAGATCAACCGGTAGGGTGAACTAACCTGCTGGTTGTTGCTGCCAATAGTTGGGACATGACAATGCGATAGCACATTGAGAAGATAGATGTCAGTTCACTAAAAAATCGAACAGCATACGAGTGATTCCATATGCTGCTGCCAGATCTCAAACCATTGATAGACAGCATTTGGGAGGTGAACTGGCAGGATTCTGCTTGTCTGCCATGCAaatgaagctgtgtcttgcacaTGATCTGTATAAGTACTCCTCAGCACAAGGCTAGACACACCAAACGAAACTTTCATTTCCTTCTCATCTTCTTGGCCTCAACACAGAAATACAGACCTTTAGCAACAGGCATGGCTTTCCACCAAAGATCAATTAGCTTGCCTTCTAGGCCTCTCTCCAAAGTTGAAGAGGAGCTGCACAGCCTAGAAGCATGCGTCTCATCACCGTCCATGACCATCGAGATGATTTCTGATGTTTTGAGGAGGCTTGATGACATCTACAACTCCATTGAGCAGATCATGTGCCTGCCTAGCAACCAAATTTGCTCATCCCAGCAGAGGAAGTTGTTGGATGGAGAGATGGAATGCTCCCTCGAGCTACTGGATATCTGCAATGCTATGAGTGAGGTCTTCACTGAGTTGAAGGCCATCATCCAAGATCTGCAAGTGTCTCTCAGAAAAGGAGATAATGCAGTTGCCAAGATCCATTCATACATCCGCTTGGTGAAGAAGGCAAAGAAACATTTCAAGAAGACTGTGAAGGTAGCCTCAGACAAGGAAGACTGCAAGATTGTAAAGCGGTTGAGCAAGGCTAGAGAGATCACTACCTCTCTCCTCGAGTCAACAATGCACCTCTTGTCGAAGCAAATCCAGATGCCAAAATTGTCTCTCATCTCCAAGGCATTCCAGAAGAAAAACCCAGTGATTTGCAATGAGGAACAGTTGCAGGTGTTAAGAGTGCTGCATCGGAGATCTTGAGGCTGGGGCTGGACTTGTGTTCAGGAGATTGGTCCAGAGCAGGGTTACTCTCCTGAACATTCTTAGCTCATAGACGCTCCTCAAAATCTGACACTCTTTAAGACCGTGCGATTGGCATCCACCTTTTAAAGGATTTGCTAATCCTTCCCATTTGTATATATCATAGACTTACTgtacagaaaagaaaagat encodes:
- the LOC107278429 gene encoding uncharacterized protein, which produces MAFHQRSISLPSRPLSKVEEELHSLEACVSSPSMTIEMISDVLRRLDDIYNSIEQIMCLPSNQICSSQQRKLLDGEMECSLELLDICNAMSEVFTELKAIIQDLQVSLRKGDNAVAKIHSYIRLVKKAKKHFKKTVKVASDKEDCKIVKRLSKAREITTSLLESTMHLLSKQIQMPKLSLISKAFQKKNPVICNEEQLQVLRVLHRRS